A single window of Anopheles moucheti chromosome 2, idAnoMoucSN_F20_07, whole genome shotgun sequence DNA harbors:
- the LOC128309362 gene encoding sodium-independent sulfate anion transporter-like isoform X2, translated as MSRTSSDTQLDKVQIKSASVYNIHGLSGSQHSLSVPPIHKDVPGYRGSNEFILTDDKQSTMDQIKSIGPWFRRKCKNVCRRKILYKRVPVLNWLPKYSADDAVGDLVAGITVGLTVIPQALAYSSIAGLPAAYGLYGSFVGCFVYILLGSCKDVPMGPTAIASLLTFQACDGVWQRAVLLCFLTGLIELLMGLFGLGFLIDFVSGPVSSGFTSAVSLIILSSQVKDLLGIVAKGNTFIEQWSSIIDDIHNTQIGDALMGFICIVVLLLMRLLPRIKVGPPDACDQSVVQKIINKSLWLIGTARNAIIVVVCGGIGAAFYENGSQPFRMIGEVPSGLPSVQAPPFSVPEVKDANGTIVQEYESFGDLLQGLGSMLIVIPLIALLENIAICKAFADGKPVDATQELIAIGVSNIANSFVQGYPGTGALSRGAVNNASGVRTPFGGLYTGLLVILALLFFTPYFFYIPRAALAAIIIAAVIFMIEVRVVKPMWRSKKTDLIPGIATFIACLALPLEYGILVGIGLNILFILYHAARPKIHMDQAVTPCGVKYLMLTPDRCLIFPSVDYVRNLINKHGLKSQIPVVIDCTHIYGADFTAAQVIDTLIKDFKSRNQLLLFLNLKPSVGNVFEGADLEYRVFYDFEQLDKAIQECRRKSIPA; from the exons ATGTC GCGAACGTCCAGTGACACCCAGCTGGATAAGGTCCAGATCAAGTCGGCCTCGGTCTACAACATTCACGGTTTGAGCGGCTCACAACACTCCCTCAGTGTACCTCCAATACACAAGGATGTCCCCGGTTATCGCGGTAGTAACGAGTTCATCT taacGGACGATAAACAGTCAACGATGGATCAGATCAAATCCATTGGACCTTGGTTCCGGCGCAAGTGCAAGAACGTCTGTCGCCGGAAGATCCTCTACAAGCGTGTGCCGGTGCTAAACTGGCTGCCAAAGTACAGCGCGGACGATGCGGTGGGTGATCTGGTGGCTGGCATTACCGTTGGGCTCACTGTCATCCCGCAGGCTCTCGCCTACAGCAGCATTGCCGGTTTACCCGCAGCG TACGGTCTTTATGGTTCGTTTGTTGGTTGTTTCGTCTATATCCTGCTCGGTTCGTGCAAGGACGTCCCTATGGGACCAACGGCAATTGCGTCACTCTTAACCTTCCAGGCCTGTGATGGTGTCTGGCAGCGAGCCGTACTGCTGTGCTTCCTTACCGGGCTGATCGAGCTACTGATGGGACTGTTCGGGCTTGGCTTCCTCATTGACTTTGTGTCCGGCCCGGTAAGCTCCGGGTTTACGTCTGCCGTTTCGCTGATCATCCTTAGCTCCCAGGTGAAGGATCTGCTGGGTATCGTCGCCAAAGGAAACACCTTCATTGAGCAATGGTCGTCCATTATCGATGACATACACAACACCCAGATTGGTGATGCGCTGATGGGCTTCATCTGCATCGTGGTGCTGCTCCTGATGCGGCTACTGCCCCGCATTAAGGTTGGACCTCCGGATGCTTGCGATCAGTCCGTCGTCCAGAAGATCATCAACAAATCATTGTGGCTGATCGGCACGGCGCGAAACGCTATCATTGTGGTCGTTTGTGGTGGTATCGGAGCGGCATTCTACGAGAATGGAAGCCAACCATTCCGCATGATTGGTGAGGTTCCTAGCGGACTACCAAGCGTGCAGGCACCACCATTTTCCGTGCCGGAAGTTAAGGATGCTAATGGAACGATAGTACAAGAGTACGAGAGCTTCGGAGATCTGCTGCAAGGTTTGGGATCAATGCTGATCGTCATCCCGTTGATTGCGCTGCTTGAAAACATTGCCATCTGCAAGGCCTTCG CCGATGGAAAGCCCGTAGATGCCACACAGGAACTTATCGCTATCGGTGTGTCCAACATTGCGAACTCCTTCGTCCAGGGATACCCCGGCACGGGAGCCCTTTCGCGTGGTGCCGTCAACAATGCTAGTGGAGTACGCACCCCATTCGGTGGGCTGTACACCGGGCTGCTAGTCATCCTAGCGCTGCTCTTCTTCACACCGTACTTCTTCTATATACCTCGGGCAGCTCTGGCCGCAATCATCATAGCAGCCGTCATCTTCATGATAGAGGTGCGTGTCGTGAAACCGATGTGGAGAAGCAAGAAAACTGATCTTATCCCCGGCATCGCAACCTTCATCGCGTGTCTTGCGCTCCCGCTTGAGTATGGTATTTTGGTCGGAATTGGGCTGAACATCCTGTTCATTCTGTACCATGCCGCTCGGCCGAAGATTCACATGGATCAAGCCGTCACACCGTGCGGCGTGAAGTATCTGATGCTAACGCCGGATCGCTGCCTTATCTTCCCCTCGGTGGACTACGTCCGGAACCTGATCAACAAGCACGGTCTCAAGAGCCAGATACCGGTCGTGATCGACTGTACGCATATTTACGGTGCCGATTTTACGGCCGCCCAAGTCATCGATACGCTCATCAAAGACTTTAAGAGCCGAAACCAACTGTTGCTGTTCCTGAACCTGAAACCCTCGGTTGGCAATGTGTTCGAGGGTGCCGATCTCGAGTACCGGGTGTTCTACGACTTTGAGCAGCTGGACAAAGCGATCCAGGAGTGTCGTCGGAAGAGTATCCCAGCTTAA
- the LOC128309362 gene encoding sodium-independent sulfate anion transporter-like isoform X1, with protein MANNDSPEPATSTSTFSLTIPRISIRRTSSDTQLDKVQIKSASVYNIHGLSGSQHSLSVPPIHKDVPGYRGSNEFILTDDKQSTMDQIKSIGPWFRRKCKNVCRRKILYKRVPVLNWLPKYSADDAVGDLVAGITVGLTVIPQALAYSSIAGLPAAYGLYGSFVGCFVYILLGSCKDVPMGPTAIASLLTFQACDGVWQRAVLLCFLTGLIELLMGLFGLGFLIDFVSGPVSSGFTSAVSLIILSSQVKDLLGIVAKGNTFIEQWSSIIDDIHNTQIGDALMGFICIVVLLLMRLLPRIKVGPPDACDQSVVQKIINKSLWLIGTARNAIIVVVCGGIGAAFYENGSQPFRMIGEVPSGLPSVQAPPFSVPEVKDANGTIVQEYESFGDLLQGLGSMLIVIPLIALLENIAICKAFADGKPVDATQELIAIGVSNIANSFVQGYPGTGALSRGAVNNASGVRTPFGGLYTGLLVILALLFFTPYFFYIPRAALAAIIIAAVIFMIEVRVVKPMWRSKKTDLIPGIATFIACLALPLEYGILVGIGLNILFILYHAARPKIHMDQAVTPCGVKYLMLTPDRCLIFPSVDYVRNLINKHGLKSQIPVVIDCTHIYGADFTAAQVIDTLIKDFKSRNQLLLFLNLKPSVGNVFEGADLEYRVFYDFEQLDKAIQECRRKSIPA; from the exons ATGGCAAACAACGACTCGCCAGAACCAGCCACCAGTACCAGTACGTTCAGTCTCACCATCCCCCGGATAAGCATTCG GCGAACGTCCAGTGACACCCAGCTGGATAAGGTCCAGATCAAGTCGGCCTCGGTCTACAACATTCACGGTTTGAGCGGCTCACAACACTCCCTCAGTGTACCTCCAATACACAAGGATGTCCCCGGTTATCGCGGTAGTAACGAGTTCATCT taacGGACGATAAACAGTCAACGATGGATCAGATCAAATCCATTGGACCTTGGTTCCGGCGCAAGTGCAAGAACGTCTGTCGCCGGAAGATCCTCTACAAGCGTGTGCCGGTGCTAAACTGGCTGCCAAAGTACAGCGCGGACGATGCGGTGGGTGATCTGGTGGCTGGCATTACCGTTGGGCTCACTGTCATCCCGCAGGCTCTCGCCTACAGCAGCATTGCCGGTTTACCCGCAGCG TACGGTCTTTATGGTTCGTTTGTTGGTTGTTTCGTCTATATCCTGCTCGGTTCGTGCAAGGACGTCCCTATGGGACCAACGGCAATTGCGTCACTCTTAACCTTCCAGGCCTGTGATGGTGTCTGGCAGCGAGCCGTACTGCTGTGCTTCCTTACCGGGCTGATCGAGCTACTGATGGGACTGTTCGGGCTTGGCTTCCTCATTGACTTTGTGTCCGGCCCGGTAAGCTCCGGGTTTACGTCTGCCGTTTCGCTGATCATCCTTAGCTCCCAGGTGAAGGATCTGCTGGGTATCGTCGCCAAAGGAAACACCTTCATTGAGCAATGGTCGTCCATTATCGATGACATACACAACACCCAGATTGGTGATGCGCTGATGGGCTTCATCTGCATCGTGGTGCTGCTCCTGATGCGGCTACTGCCCCGCATTAAGGTTGGACCTCCGGATGCTTGCGATCAGTCCGTCGTCCAGAAGATCATCAACAAATCATTGTGGCTGATCGGCACGGCGCGAAACGCTATCATTGTGGTCGTTTGTGGTGGTATCGGAGCGGCATTCTACGAGAATGGAAGCCAACCATTCCGCATGATTGGTGAGGTTCCTAGCGGACTACCAAGCGTGCAGGCACCACCATTTTCCGTGCCGGAAGTTAAGGATGCTAATGGAACGATAGTACAAGAGTACGAGAGCTTCGGAGATCTGCTGCAAGGTTTGGGATCAATGCTGATCGTCATCCCGTTGATTGCGCTGCTTGAAAACATTGCCATCTGCAAGGCCTTCG CCGATGGAAAGCCCGTAGATGCCACACAGGAACTTATCGCTATCGGTGTGTCCAACATTGCGAACTCCTTCGTCCAGGGATACCCCGGCACGGGAGCCCTTTCGCGTGGTGCCGTCAACAATGCTAGTGGAGTACGCACCCCATTCGGTGGGCTGTACACCGGGCTGCTAGTCATCCTAGCGCTGCTCTTCTTCACACCGTACTTCTTCTATATACCTCGGGCAGCTCTGGCCGCAATCATCATAGCAGCCGTCATCTTCATGATAGAGGTGCGTGTCGTGAAACCGATGTGGAGAAGCAAGAAAACTGATCTTATCCCCGGCATCGCAACCTTCATCGCGTGTCTTGCGCTCCCGCTTGAGTATGGTATTTTGGTCGGAATTGGGCTGAACATCCTGTTCATTCTGTACCATGCCGCTCGGCCGAAGATTCACATGGATCAAGCCGTCACACCGTGCGGCGTGAAGTATCTGATGCTAACGCCGGATCGCTGCCTTATCTTCCCCTCGGTGGACTACGTCCGGAACCTGATCAACAAGCACGGTCTCAAGAGCCAGATACCGGTCGTGATCGACTGTACGCATATTTACGGTGCCGATTTTACGGCCGCCCAAGTCATCGATACGCTCATCAAAGACTTTAAGAGCCGAAACCAACTGTTGCTGTTCCTGAACCTGAAACCCTCGGTTGGCAATGTGTTCGAGGGTGCCGATCTCGAGTACCGGGTGTTCTACGACTTTGAGCAGCTGGACAAAGCGATCCAGGAGTGTCGTCGGAAGAGTATCCCAGCTTAA
- the LOC128296823 gene encoding N(4)-(Beta-N-acetylglucosaminyl)-L-asparaginase, with amino-acid sequence MLRLAVVSFGVVIILTVLGSTSAGLPLVATTWRFTNATLRAYQSLTVGQFDPIEALVEGCSVCEREQCDGTVGFGGSPDENGETTLDAMLMDGKTMDIGAVAALRDVKHAAEVAKYVLRNTKHTLLVGSQATEFAVMMGFKKESLQTDASKNMWSEWKNNHCQPNFWKNVIPSPSMSCGPYEPVSANTIHPSSENCGLENSSDRSEFSFGRYNHDTISMIVINEEGHVVAGTSTNGARNKIPGRVGDSPIPGAGAYADSEVGAAVATGDGDVMMRFLPSLLAVEAMRSGQGPAEAGQQAIGRIAKYYPSFSGGIVVVTKDGRYGAACHGMEEFPYSVADGTVSEGDVHVLTVKCQTN; translated from the exons ATGCTGCGATTGGCCGTTGTTTCCTTCGGTGTTGTGATTATTTTAACAGTTTTAGGGTCTACTAGCGCAGGTTTGCCACTGGTGGCCACCACCTGGCGCTTCACAAACGCCACCCTAAGAG CATACCAATCACTGACGGTGGGCCAATTTGATCCGATCGAAGCGCTGGTTGAGGGATGCAGTGTGTGCGAACGGGAACAGTGCGACGGAACGGTTGGCTTCGGTGGCAGTCCGGATGAGAATGGGGAAACGACACTGGACGCAATGCTGATGGACGGTAAGACGATGGACATCGGTGCGGTAGCGGCATTGCGCGATGTAAAACATGCGGCCGAAGTGGCCAAATATGTGTTGCGGAACACCAAACACACGCTGCTGGTTGGTAGCCAGGCCACCGAGTTTGCTGTTATGATGGGCTTCAAAAAGGAGTCACTGCAAACGGACGCATCGAAGAATATGTGGAGTGAGTGGAAAAATAATCACTGTCAGCCGAACTTCTGGAAG AACGTTATTCCCTCACCATCGATGTCCTGCGGTCCATATGAACCAGTGTCTGCCAACACCATCCATCCTTCTTCGGAGAATTGTGGCTTGGAGAATTCGTCTGATCGGTCCGAATTTTCCTTCGGTCGTTACAATCACGACACTATTAGTATGATCGTAATTAACGAAGAAGGGCACGTGGTCGCTGGCACGTCCACGAACGGAGCACGCAATAAGATCCCCGGACGAGTTGGAGACTCCCCAATCCCTGGAGCGGGAGCATATGCCGACTCAGAAGTTGGTGCAGCAGTAGCCACAGGAGACGGAGATGTTATGATGCGTTTTTTACCATCTCTATTAGCTGTGGAGGCAATGCGCAGTGGGCAAGGTCCAGCTGAGGCAGGTCAGCAAGCCATAGGAAGGATTGCGAAATATTATCCTTCCTTTTCCGGTGGAATTGTAGTCGTGACAAAGGATGGGCGCTATGGAGCGGCTTGTCACGGTATGGAAGAGTTCCCATACTCGGTAGCCGATGGAACCGTATCGGAAGGGGATGTACATGTGCTCActgtcaaatgtcaaacaaattaa